The following coding sequences lie in one Miscanthus floridulus cultivar M001 chromosome 9, ASM1932011v1, whole genome shotgun sequence genomic window:
- the LOC136480752 gene encoding pumilio homolog 1-like: MCVQDNNVKRTTENPVPIAAPASFFGDKNLGAPGNVEDYEEATPLSEDAMKRYEQLIGVHVAYFHACNVPYMTTSRSLPQQVVQEQNTHRAHDAQVSSYGDNLVDADTSTTVVQQQRVPSAGSSHVQHYGASGLNNTIPSIHQEQMVAPVTNPSLRLMHIKGQVAASCADANGSRFVQQAIEVATPQEIVMVYEEIMPCVRMLAIDVFGNHAVQKILEHGPQSCKRELISRLMGHVLPLSRDMYGCRVIQKGGDDQKIVIAKEVKIKLLKCVRDQFASHVIQKCVECLPPKHIQFIFRSFCGRAKALSIHPYAACCFQKVLAHCDNPEVYHTLTAEIIEFANKLSADPFGNYVVQHLLEHGGQATRSMIVRKFDRLVMSMCYHKFASNVLEKCLVVGSQEDRQLIINEILGDTGSHLFEHLVDMMINPYANFVIQKMVVTAEEQQVGLLLDVARNNADNLKRYPHGRHVIAAMERLLSAKEGRPVLLVNNE, from the exons ATGTGTGTGCAGGATAACAATGTGAAGCGAACTACCGAAAACCCTGTGCCTATTGCTGCCCCCGCTTCTTTCTTTGGTGACAAGAATTTAGGTGCCCCAGGAAATGTGGAGGACTATGAAGAAGCTACACCGTTGAGCGAGGATGCCATGAAGAGATATGAACAATTGATTGGGGTCCATGTGGCATATTTTCATGCTTGCAATGTCCCTTACATGACCACTTCTAGGAGCCTCCCCCAGCAGGTTGTCCAGGAGCAGAACACCCACCGTGCTCATGATGCTCAGGTGTCAAGTTATGGGGACAATCTAGTGGATGCAGATACCAGTACTACGGTTGTTCAACAACAAAGAGTTCCTTCTGCTGGCTCCTCTCATGTCCAGCATTATGGAGCTAGTGGATTGAACAATACGATCCCTTCTATTCACCAGGAGCAAATGGTGGCTCCGGTGACGAACCCTTCCTTGAGGCTCATGCACATCAAGGGCCAAGTAGCAGCTTCCTG TGCTGATGCCAATGGGAGCCGCTTTGTACAGCAGGCGATCGAGGTGGCAACGCCTCAAGAGATCGTTATGGTTTATGAGGAAATCATGCCTTGTGTCCGTATGCTTGCCATTGATGTGTTTGGAAATCATGCCGTCCAGAAG ATtctagagcatggaccacagtcCTGCAAACGTGAGCTCATCAGTCGTCTGATGGGCCATGTGCTTCCCCTAAGCCGTGATATGTACGGTTGCCGAGTCATCCAGAAG GGGGGGGACGATCAGAAGATTGTGATAGCCAAAGAGGTCAAAATCAAATTGCTGAAATGTGTTCGCGACCAGTTCGCGAGCCAtgtgattcaaaaatgtgtagaGTGCCTGCCACCGAAGCATATCCAATTCATTTTCCGAAGCTTCTGTGGAAGGGCCAAGGCACTATCCATCCATCCCTATGC TGCTTGCTGTTTCCAGAAAGTGCTGGCCCATTGTGACAACCCCGAGGTTTACCACACGCTGACAGCGGAGATTATCGAGTTTGCTAACAAGCTGTCAGCAGACCCATTCGGAAACTACGTGGTGCAGCACTTGCTCGAGCATGGAGGCCAGGCCACTCGGTCCATGATAGTGAGGAAATTTGACAGGCTCGTGATGAGCATGTGTTATCACAAGTTTGCGTCCAATGTGTTGGAGAAGTGCCTGGTGGTGGGGAGCCAGGAGGACCGGCAGCTCATCATAAATGAGATCCTCGGCGACACCGGCAGCCATCTCTTCGAACATCTCGTG GACATGATGATCAATCCATACGCGAACTTTGTCATCCAGAAGATGgtggtgacggcggaggagcAGCAGGTGGGCCTGCTGCTGGACGTGGCCAGGAACAATGCAGACAACCTGAAGAGGTACCCACATGGCAGGCACGTCATCGCTGCCATGGAGAGGCTCCTCAGTGCCAAGG AGGGGAGGCCTGTACTTCTGGTGAACAATGAATGA